The genomic window TGGTGCACATAACCCACTGTGCGTTGGCGATCGTCTCAATACCGATATCGCGGGCGCTAACGCGGCGGGATTGCCGTCACTACATGTGCTCACTGGTGTGAGCCAGGCACGCGACATCATGCTGGCCGCGGACAACGAACGCCCCACATATCTGGGAATCGACATGCTCGATCTTCACCGACCCGCTCCTGCGGTGGTGAGCGATGGTGAGAGTTTTATCTGCAATGGTGTCAAAGCGCGCGTAGACGAGGGAAGCCTGGTACTTAACGACGGCGCAGTTGGCGAAACGATCACACTCGACGAATACCGTGCTCTCGTGGCGGCAGTGTGGAGCGCGATCGACGCAGGAACGTCTCGCGAGCATCTGGCGATCGGTGAGCTACGGGTCGTACGCTGATGCAGGCAAAGCCAGGACAACAGCGTATTAACGTCGCAGCTACTCTCGCGACGCTCGAGGGGAAGGCGCGCGATGAGCAGATTAACGATCTGGAGAAAATTCACCAAGAGCTGACAATTCGCTTGAATCGGGCGCAGGCGTAGCGAGGGCGAGTATGGCTAAGCTCATTCGGGTCGATGCGGAGCTAGTGCGGCGTCATCTTGCGCGTTCGCGTCAGGATGCCGCGGATCTGATCCACTCTGGCCGGGTACTGCTCGACGGGATGGTCGTGACGAAACCGGCGCGTCAGATGGATCCTGCGCAGGCCCTTATCGTGGCTGAAGGCGAACGTGACGACTACGTCTCGCGTGGTGCCCACAAGCTGATTGGCGCTCTCGAATACTTGGGAGAAAGTGCCCCGCTTATCGACGGCGTGCGTGCGCTGGACGCGGGCGCATCCACGGGCGGCTTTACCGACGTGCTCTTGCGGCGTGGTGCAAAGGAGGTCCTCGCGGTCGACGTCGGCTACGGCCAGTTGGCGTGGCGGTTGCGGGAAGATCCCCGTGTCGTCGTCATGGAACGCACAAACGTGCGCACCCTGTCGCCGGAGGCGGTAGCGCCGGCACCAGAGCTCGTCGTCGGTGACCTGTCGTTTATCTCTCTCACGCTGGTGATTCCTGCGCTGGCTCGCTGCGCAAGTGACAGCGCCGATTTCCTCCTCATGGTCAAGCCCCAGTTTGAGATCGGGAAGGGTCGGCTTAGCGCGGGCGGCGTCGTGCGTGATCCGGCGCAGCACGTGGAGACGGTGACAAAGGTGGCGGTGGCTGGACGCGAGGCTGGCTTGGCCATATGCGCAGTTGCGCCATCGCCGTTGCCTGGGCCAGCCGGAAATGTAGAGTATTTCTTGCATATGAAAGCTGGAGGGATAGACCTAGGAGATAGTCTGGACACGGCCATTGAAAGTGCGGTAGCTTCGGGACCAGCTGGTTCACAACTCCAGGAGGAGCATTGAGCGTTTGCGTGGGAATCGTCACTCACGAGCGGCGTCATGCAGGTGAGGATGCACGGGCGGCACGTGAAAGGCTCGTAGCGGCCGGTGCACAGGCTTTCTTCGTCGACGAGGAAGCCGAACGTCTGGTGAGCGCAGATTTGTTGCTCGTCCTCGGAGGCGACGGCACTATCCTGCGTGCCGCCGAGCTCGCACGGCCATTCGAAACCCCAATTCTCGGCATCAATTTCGGGCACGTGGGCTTCCTCGCGGAGGAAGATCCTTCGGGATTTCCGCAAGTCGTCCAGGCTATTGTCGAGCGGAGGTGGACAGTCGATTCGCGGCTGACTATCGACGTGAAAGTCACCTATCCCGATGGGCACACGACGATGGACTGGGCTCTCAATGAGGCCTCGATCGAGAAAGGCCCAGACGTGCGCATGATCGAAGCGGACATCGGCGTGGATCAGTTGGGGTTGTCCTCTTTTAAGGCCGACGCCGTAGTGCTCTCGACCCCCACAGGCTCGACTGCCTACAGTTTCTCAGCTGGGGGCCCCATTGTATGGCCGGATGTGGAGGCTTTGTTGCTGACCCCGATTGCCGCGCATGCCCTCTTCGCCCGCCCACTGGTGGTCTCGAAAGACTCCATATTGGAGGTGCGTCTCCGCTCTGATAACGCCGTCGTGTGGTGTGACGGCCGGCGCAAGATTGAAGCGCCTGAGGGGTCTTTCATCACTGCAGTCAAGGGCACCCATCCGGTTCGGCTAGCGCGCCTGAATGACACGCCATTTTCGGGGCGACTTGTTCGTAAGTTTCACTTGCCGGTCGAAGGCTGGCGCAGACCGAAGGACCGCTCGTGATCGAAGAACTGCGAATTAGCAATCTTGGTGTGATCGAATCTGCGCATTTAAACCTGACAACCGGAATGACCGCTATCACGGGTGAGACCGGTGCTGGAAAGACGATGGCGTTGACCTCGCTGTCACTGCTCATGGGGGCAAAAGCCGATGCGCATCGTGTACGCCAGGGTGCCGATAAAGCCACGGTGGAGGCGACTTTTGTAGTGCGCGCCGATTCTCCGGTTGTGGAGATTGTCGAGAATGCAGGGGGTAGGGTCGATATAGACGGCGACCACGCCGCGGTCATTGTGGCTCGCCACGTTCCAGCGCAGGGCAGGTCGCGCGCTTTTGCCGGCGGTCAATCCGTCCCTATGGCGCTCCTTGAAGAGATCGCTGCACACCTTGTGACTGTGCACGGCCAATCTGACCAGCTCAAATTGCGCTCTGAGACGCAGCAACGCCGGGCACTTGATTCTTTCGGGGGCGCCCAACTTGCCAAGGTGCGTACCGAGTATGATGCGGCCTGGGCGGCTCTGGGTCAGGCGGAAGAGACGCTTGCCCAGTTCCGTGCGGACATGCGGCAGGCGGCTACGGAGATTCTCGCTCTGGAGACGCTCGTCAAACGCGTTGACGCCGTCGAGCCGCGTCTTGGCGAAGAGGAAGAACTCAAGGCA from Trueperella pyogenes includes these protein-coding regions:
- a CDS encoding TlyA family RNA methyltransferase: MAKLIRVDAELVRRHLARSRQDAADLIHSGRVLLDGMVVTKPARQMDPAQALIVAEGERDDYVSRGAHKLIGALEYLGESAPLIDGVRALDAGASTGGFTDVLLRRGAKEVLAVDVGYGQLAWRLREDPRVVVMERTNVRTLSPEAVAPAPELVVGDLSFISLTLVIPALARCASDSADFLLMVKPQFEIGKGRLSAGGVVRDPAQHVETVTKVAVAGREAGLAICAVAPSPLPGPAGNVEYFLHMKAGGIDLGDSLDTAIESAVASGPAGSQLQEEH
- a CDS encoding NAD kinase, coding for MGIVTHERRHAGEDARAARERLVAAGAQAFFVDEEAERLVSADLLLVLGGDGTILRAAELARPFETPILGINFGHVGFLAEEDPSGFPQVVQAIVERRWTVDSRLTIDVKVTYPDGHTTMDWALNEASIEKGPDVRMIEADIGVDQLGLSSFKADAVVLSTPTGSTAYSFSAGGPIVWPDVEALLLTPIAAHALFARPLVVSKDSILEVRLRSDNAVVWCDGRRKIEAPEGSFITAVKGTHPVRLARLNDTPFSGRLVRKFHLPVEGWRRPKDRS